The following is a genomic window from Collimonas fungivorans Ter331.
CGCACAATATCCGCGTCAATACCGTGTCGCCGGGCTGGGTGATGACTGAAAGGCAGATCGCCCTGTGGCTCGATGCCGCCGGCGAGGAAGACATCAAGCGCAACCAGTGCCTGCCGGGGAAACTGCAGCCTTGGCACCTGGCGCGCATGGTGCTGTTCCTGGCTGCGGACGACAGTGCGATGTGCACTGCCCAGGAATTCATCGTCGATGCCGGCTGGGCTTGAAGGAAACACCGCGCTTCAGTAAATCTGCGTCGCCACTTCACGGATCGTCTGCTGCAAGATCTTGGCGCCCGGCGACAGGATCTGCAGGCGGCGCGTGATGATGCCGAAACCATCCATCTTGCACGGCAGCTCGATCGGCAGTATCGCCAGCACGTTGACCTGGGCGTAAAAGCGCGCCACTTCGGCCGGCATCACATGCAGGAAATCGGTCTGCTGCAGCAGGCTGCCGATGACCAGGATCGCGGTGGTGTCGACCACATTCGCCGGCGGCGCCAGGCCATCCTTGTGGAACATCATGTCGACCCGGTGCCGCAGGATGCTGCCCTTGGGCGGCAGGATCCAGCCGGCGTCGGCGATATCCTTCAATTGCAGGTTGGAGACATTGCGCAGCGGATGGTCGACCCGCGCCACCGCGCATACCGGCTCGTCCGACAACTCTTCGTATTCAAGGTTGCGGTTGTCTTCCTGGTCCAGGATGCGCGCCACCAGGAAATCGAGCGAGCCG
Proteins encoded in this region:
- a CDS encoding LysR family transcriptional regulator: MPTNDTNWFLRARLKTRQLLLLIALDEERNIHRAAEALNMTQPAASKQLKDLEDMLDVQLFERLPRGMRPTIYGEAMIRHSRMALTSLSHAHDDITALKSGLSGQVNVGAILSPGMVLLPPAIARLKQQAPMLRIGVEVESSNILLERLQRGSLDFLVARILDQEDNRNLEYEELSDEPVCAVARVDHPLRNVSNLQLKDIADAGWILPPKGSILRHRVDMMFHKDGLAPPANVVDTTAILVIGSLLQQTDFLHVMPAEVARFYAQVNVLAILPIELPCKMDGFGIITRRLQILSPGAKILQQTIREVATQIY